AAAGGCTGAGGTGACTTTTTTAGGGTGAATTTTAGGGTATCAAAATGACCATAAAGGCAACCTGTTATAATATAAACTGTGCTTAATTGTAGAACTCTCAGGAACTGAGACATTTAATTGCACAACCTCCCTGCttgatgaagtaaaaaatattttttaaaatataaagaaacaCAATATTCATAATCAAGTGGCAATGGGATTTGTCTTCCTCACAAAGTCCACGGGTTGCAGGAAGAGTCTTTAAGTGTCAAGTGCAGACATTGATTTAAAGCTGTAGAAGTGAGCATGACTGAACTTTTTTACTAATTAGAGGAGGATGTAAAACATGACATTAATGGCTCAAATTGCGGTTTATGCACTGCTGTAGAAAGCCACAATATTTACAGCAGTCTTTCTTCTGTGGCCACATTCTGTAAAGTGAACACCAATGCAGcctcaaaataaacattttctggTAAATATATTCTGGTCAAAATAATGCACGTCAGCCAATCAATCATTACTTAATCGAACGCTACCAGGCAAGAACATTGGCACAATAATCATATATAGCTAGGGATGTTTGAAAAGGAAGTGACATAATGAAGCAATCATTAAGTGAATTACTTCACTGAGCTGCTGCTTCATGGTCTCGTCTGTTCCCTTCCATTCTCTGGCTATTTGACAGTCCTGCATGTTAGAGCACTTGCATTACAGTCCTGTTTATTCTGTCATTTCCTACTGTGTTTGGTCTGATATGTTCCCCAACTGCCTatgctgctgtgtttgggtccagtCTCCTTCCTCAAACTgggtcagtttttttctttgtttgggtCTCTGTACTGCAGTGTTTTGGTCTACTTTGTTTCATAGCAACTGTTTTGGTCTGCTCCCTCAGCTTGCGCTGCCATTTTTGGATGTGGCTTCCttcagtctctgtgcagttcaGTTCTGGTCTTCTCTGTACCATTTGTCTCTGTGACGTTGCTCTGTGGCTCTGAGGAGGCACCAGTGATGTCACTTCTCTTCTTCAGCAGGTTCTCGATCCAGCTGGTGCTGTTCTGTATCTTCGCTGCGGGCggagcaggggcggggccagcgacCTTCATGTTCTTGCCCGAGGTGATGAGTTCTCCGTAGCCCTCCTGGTGGGCGAATGCGTACGCAGAGCGGCGTGAGCTAGTCCGCCGCACGCGCTTCAGATTCTGTTCCTGAGGACGCTGCCTCCTGCTGGCACGCTGTAGGAGACGAACCTGCAAAGCAGACATAACCAGCCTATCAACGAACCATGAAATGACCGATACATTTACACCTTTTTTTTAGTATTCTCTAAATAAATTAGTAAACAATGCTTCACCATTACTGTCAAAGCCTGTGtttctaataataacaatttaaatgGTTTCATGTTTTTCCATGGTCTCTCTgtcataaataattttgttttctacATGTGTGAGCACAGCAATcatgcctgctgcagctgctgtgttATTAGCCAGAAACTGTAAATGTGCCAGCTATACGCTAATAGCTGCTTGTTTGAACTTgaattatatacattttctgGTTTTACGCTCAACTGCCTTTACCATAAATGCGTGGGCACCAGGGCCTGACAGGAGATGTTTATAATTGCCTCTCTGCAAATAACAACTTAATTTCCTCTGTGGACACACAGATAAATCTGGGAGTGCACTATACCTTGTCTGTTAAGGTTGGATAGAGATCTGCCCTTAGGAATCGGACTGCCACCACCGGCACCACACATACCACTGTGGTGAGAAGAATGACCAGCCACACACTCTTCTGGGACAGGCAGTTCCGTGCAGTGCCTGAAATTTATGAACACACCTGCTGTTTAAAAAGAATTGGAACTGAACACACCGCACTAAGGAGCAGTCCATCTCTTGATTAACAGGGATTCAAATGCATctgaaagcatatttttatgataattataataatctCTAGCAGGTCAGAAATTATGAAACATGATTTGTATTCTTGAACCAGGTATGGTTTTAGTTAAGAGAGagtaaaaagcaaacaacacaGGCACTGTTGACGCAGACTTACCAATGAAAGGGAAATGGCTTGGGAATATACCAAATATACCATCACTGTGCATAGCAAACAATATGGCAAAGTAGACTGCAAGGCTACCCCATACGTAGAAGTGGTTCACAGCTGTCCAATAATGTGTGTCCAGCCCAATCTGAAATCCAATCGGACACAATTTTAGAAGATATAATGATCCATTTATAAGATTTTAGTCACCTTTACAGGAGACAGCATCTAATATTACTGAATTGCTTACTTTGGCCACAAGATGGCATACAAAGGAGGATCCCCATATGcttttttgaaagaaacatgcttcagaaagtaaacaaaaaaagatctcTGAAATATTCTATAgcttatattttcaaaagtgTTCTATATGAAAATAGCCAGGAAATGGGTTCCTATAAATGGTATACCGaaataaaagcaacagaaaaaagCTCAAAACCTATTTTTATGACCTCATTTTGACTTCTTGGCGAATTGAATTCTAGTTTTCCTCACCTGCATTGCAGTGAATTTAAACATGCTTTGATACTCACGATTCCTGATACTTTTTTCTTATTAATCCTATTCAgctaacagaaaaataaaattttcacaataaaagaatgcaaaaaaaaaaaatttatatatatatatataatatatataaacactAGCTTTCTTCCACAGTCTGTCCCagttaaatttgatttgagaCTAAATTATGAATCAATACTAGCAGAGCCACCACTCTCTAAAAGCAAGGCTTTGCTAAAAATCTAAACTTGCTATTCCTTACATGACCatataataaatatgcaaactTAAAAGCAAGGAACTGGTTTCACAGCCAATAAACCTGTTTCCTTTTGCAATAATGTGAATTCACCCTCTCTAATGCATGAGTGATGAATGGCTCTTAATTTATAtctccctggaaaaaaaactgaatgtccATATGGACCTTCAGAGCATGTGCATGAGGCTGTCCCAAAATATTTAGCCATCATTTAcctttattgaaatgtttctttttaaaatacaatttcaaatcAAGTGTGTTCCATCTAACACGCTAATGTCTCCAATTCACAGAATGTATTACAAAGCTGGTTACATACCTTCCACCAAATAACATAACAGCTTCTGCACTATTATATCAAATGGATATTGGTATGGATTCAGTGGCCATTAGATATTACTAGCCAATGATGAACTAGGTAGCATGGATAAATGTCAAGTCCCAGCAGTGAGAATATAAATGCCTCAATCACTATGGAGACAAGGTCTGTTTTGCAAAGGAGTATAAGCACAGAATGCGCTGGAGCACGAGCAATGCGTCATTCGTTGGTCTACCACAAGCGTGGCAACATTGTTCCATTGAATCGTTTTATACCCGCATGCTGGTTAACTTGCctcatgcccccccctcctcccccccccctttcactgAGTCATTCGACAGCACCCTCCTCACCTGAACGCTCACAACAATCACTAAGGATGTTGCTATGGTGACGGCGAAGGACTGTTGGTCAGAGATATCGGACCCGTCATCCCTCACAGCGTAGGAGAAGGCTCCATAGGGGACAAAGAAGAGCACAAAGGAGGTATACATCCCTTGCACCGTGTACATGAAGAACTGGCGCTTGTTGAACAGCAGGTTGAGCTGCCCGGGTTCATACAGCTTTGGATGCTGAAGGCTATTTTGCTCATTGACGTCCTTTGGAGAAAGAAAAGGCCATACAAAAGCAGACTGGTTCACAAACTGACATATCAGGTTTAGTTAAACATCTCAAGATGCAAACCTATGCAACTGACTAGTGTCTTCTTTCACAACGTCATTAATTTAAATCACCCAATGCTGCTACTGTCCGTTGGAAGTCATGCGATCAATAAAACAACTGATCTACATGGGTACAAAGAATGTGTCATTACAGGAACGTGTTCAAGCATACAACACACGGCAGGGTCAATACTGGCTGGGAGAATCAATAGTAATGCTTACCTTGTCAAACATGCCCATAGCAAGAACTGGCAGAGAGGTGTAGACTATGTTAAAGAGGGTTATAAACCATTGGTCATACACAGTCTgtgaggagaaaatggagaaaagaggAGTATTATACACACATCATACATCACAAACAGAACACAGCCTGAATTAAGCTGTTAATGCAAATCAACTAGTCTCAGATCATGTGATTCTGCAATTCCTACACTTCAAAGCACTAGACAAGTCTGTTAATATTCCCATCTGAATTGGTGAGATTTAACAGTTGCAAAAGAAGTGTCTGTAACAGTGGAAGAACTTGGTCTTGGGAGTCCCTTACCTGTGCTGAGAAACCGCAGAAAAAGCCAAACCAGAAGTGCACCAGGGTGAAGGCAAAGTTCTTGTAGAAAAAGTAGCACAGGAAGTTGCACATGCGGAAGTAGGACCAGCGGCCGTgcaccagcaggaggcgctgcagGTAGCGGAACTGGGCAAAGGAGTAGTCTGACGCCAGCACCGCCTGCATGCCCTCCTGCCCACTGATGCCCACTCCAATGTGCGCTGCTGTTGAGGGACAGAGCACACCACAATATGAAGAACTAAACCCAAaaacatgtcattttatttatgtctACATGCTTTATACATGTATCACATATAAGCTCTATATTTAAGAAGTATCTCAACTCTCAACTCTCTTTTATGCTGACATGCTGGATACTTCAGtctatatttaattttcatacAAGTAAATTTAAAAGACAATTACAAGGCAGTATCTGTAGGACAAAAGCACTCTTCTGACAAAATATGAGAGGACATTTTGAGAGGACATTTAGTTTTGCTCCAGTAAACAAAAGGACATCCCGCCAAAGTCTTCAAACATTCTACAGCCATTGAGCTGGCAGGTTCATAAACCGTCCCTTGCACGGCTGACCCTGCAGTTTCACTAGGTGCACAAAAAAAAGCCGAGGGAGAGGGTTCGTCGTGGTTTGTGTGCAGCCAGGAGCCCAGCGGCAGGTGGATACCGACTCGGCGGGCCATGGGGACGGCGGCTTACTTTTGATCATGCTGACGTCATTGGCGCCATCCCCGATAGCCAGAGTGACCGCCCCCCGGTACTTCttcaccagctccaccacctgAGCCTTTTGCAGGGGCGTGACGCGGCAGCAGATGACCGTCTTGCACAGGCAGGCCGTGTCCAGGAGCACGCGCTCCATGTCGGCCTCCAGGGCATGGGCCTGCAAGGCCACACAGTGGTCAGGCctccacagcgccccctatgCATGCATTCTACATCAGCACATCACATCAACTATTCAGTTGTAAGGAAGCCATCACGAAGCAACAGCTACAGCTTGTAATTAGCAATTTATTATTCACTTTCGCAGGTGAATTGTATAAGCTGAATTTTATTTCATCCTGTGCCCAATAAAAAGAACAACGAAGACAGGAAAATGTAAgaataatttttattcattcagataTGTAAGAAAATAGAGATCAAGAGGCTCGACAGAGGATTGAAAAAATTCCAAGCACTCATCACCCATGAGCCAGAATCAAGCAGCTGAGCCTTTGAGTCCTAAAAGATTCCTGCTGTGCTATCAGATACCTGTGCTTACTGCTAAAATTCAACCCTTCTGCACACCTATTTTGTAAGCATTTTGGAAGCGACAGCACCCTGCAGGCATGCTTTCGGGAAGAGGCATAGGGGAGCAGCACAGGAAAGGAGATTCATCAGAAGGGCAGTGAGTGTTAATGAGGAGCACAGAGAGCTGGGGACCCACTGTACAACAGCACTGCTTACGTGCTCATCATTAGCCAAACATCAGAGACACTctgaatacacaaacacacacacacacgcacgcacgcacacacacgcacatccctGTTTAAACAAGGCAGGGAATACTACATTTCTGATTACTTTTCAAATTCCCATTAACGCCTACTGCATTCATAACTCTGCCTTTCTGACTGTTGACATGTTAAAACCATTTCATATTGACACATAAGAAAAATCTTGAGCAAGTTTACACCCTCAGAAAGACGTGTTGAGGACCCTTACCAGACTGTGCCCATTAACGATCAAGGCATACTCAGCAGTGAAGGTTTCCTCAAAAACTGAGTCCTTCCCATTTCTTTCAGACTTCTCTGTATCCATGCAGCCATTGGCAACGTCCCTGCACGGTCCCGGAATCTTGTCTCTTGCTTCTCTGGAACAAAACCAACGGTGAAACAGTCGTGAACAAGCGAGCCTATGTCATCCTTTGCTTAGCCTTCATTTTTCTTAGTGTGGAATCATTTAATATCATTTCTTTCCGCAGCAGTTGCACAGTTGTTTCGAGagatctttaaaaaatccattaagaaaaaatgtttgacGCTGCAATTCTGACTTCTGCCTTGGAGGTCAATTGCAATTTCCATAAATAGTGAGTAGATCCGGCTGACGTAGTTATACATTTCCTCTGAGATCCATTACGGCGATAAAAATACGTGATCAGTGAAACAGACATGATGAAGCAGAAGATGGCTCAAGGGTTCTTGATCTTGTCATTTAATTAGCAGGTAAAACTGTGCTTAAAATCAGCTTCATTAAATATGTCAGGAGGTGgagaataatttaattaaatccaCGTTTTATTAAAATAGCAAGGAAGGGAGTGATATGACTTTCAGATGAGTTTAAtctaatatataataatatatctGAATATATAAGAACAAGAACTATATGAATGATTACAATCACTATGAAACCAAAGCCGTCATGTGTTTGTAGTTTCTTTTAACTAAAGAGGTCAATTTAATTAATCTAATTTAGCTGAATTTCAATTTCAGAGATTACATGGTTCCTGTATTTAGTATACTCCATTACATTTGTTGTATCAAAGGTTGTACTATATCACAAGCAActttcagaaataataaaaaatactcaaaatcttctagatattttaaaataagcaaagGATAATACATATCTAACATGAAAGGGAATGGCTCAgtgatgaaaacaaacacacttcaAATGAAAGGTAGACAACAtccattaaacaaaaacaaaatgcgaACATTTAAAGCTCTGATATGTATTTCACTAAACCTCAACTTTTACCTTTACCAGTTTTCATCAGAACACAATCAAGTCTCGCAGTAAATGagaatttcaaaatgaacaaatcaaTCGCATTCTGATAAACAACAGAGGCAATCTAAATTAGCACCACTCATGTGTCTGACACTGTTGTGCTCCAGTTCGTACCTCCTacatgcaattatttttattgccatATAAACTGAGCTGTGAAGTTTTGGTTTCTGGACTCACATGGAAATACCAGCTGCCAATGAGGGTGGAGATGCTCACctgagctgctgctggacctcctgtactgtgtgacctgaGATGATGAAGACCTCGTTCATGTCGTCTCGTAGCATGTTACAGGAGTAACCAATATTCATTGCTGTCTCTGCGATGAATAAGAAGCAAGTTACATAAAGTAACCAACACCCTCCAACATCCACTCTAATCTAGGTAACCTCCGAAAACAGccaatggtgttttttttttcttccctacACAAACTTGTGGCTACCTAGCTTGTCTCCTGTGAGGACCCAGATCTTAATGTTGGCCAGAGTTAAACAGGCAATGGTCTCTGCCACACCTTCCTGTAGTTTGTCCTCAATGGCTGTAGCACCCAACAgctagaaaagaaaaagaaagggcgTGTGTTAATTAACTTCACTTGGAAAGGGGACCTTCCATTACACCTCCACATTTCTGTTATTGAGAGTAATCCTTAAAAGCATACCTGCAGGCCCAGCTCAATTTCCTCATACAGCACGGCGAGGCAATCCTCTCTATTATCAAGCACAGTGCTGGCAAAATGGAGCTTCTTCATCCATTCCTCAAAGAAATCTTCATCCAGGTCTTTGTAGGCCAAAGCTAATGTTCTCAATCCTTCTCCAGCAAACTCCTGTTGCAAGAAAGAGATGATATTCTCTATAGACAAACGTTTGAACAGTGTTCATGATCCAGGGTGGAAAAACTCAGTAAGAGAACTGTCCTCTGTATTACACTTATGCTGGCCATCCATCATACAAGATAACATCCTAAGCTACTGAGAAAATGTTCCATTTCATTTAAAGTTTTGACAAAAATAGCTAATAAATCTGTTTGCCAGCAGAAAAGGGCCCCCTgacaataatgcatttttactgcagtaTGGATGAATCTGATTTTCCTCATGCCTGAAGCCACATAGAATGAAGAATGATGGATTAGCTGTCAATGGAAAAATCAACAGGTTATGGTTTTCATTAGCGCCATTCCTCTCTGAACAGTTTGGATATTGTTATAGTCATCAGCAATGAATAACAATCTTTTAAATATACAGACCAAAAAAGATGTAATCCTATCACTGACctaaatataaaactgattATCATAACCAGGATTGTGTCAATATGACAAAATGTTAAGTTTCTCTTTTAGCAACACATGGCTTATCACATGTATATAAAGATTTGTGATTTAAAACAGGATTGCAGGTATGACATACATTGAGATGTTCTGAGGTAGTATACATCAGCTCCTCATTGGACGGATCCAACCTGTCAAATATAATTGTGTCGGCCCCCTTTGAGTAGAGTTTGAGCTGTCCCTCTGGAGTCCTCACTACAACAAACAGGACGCAAAATACATGTCGCCTTTTTATGAACTGTGCTTTCAGGTTAAAGGGTGGCATCATATTGCTAAAGCTATGACTTCGCAAGTTATATCAAGGCTCTCAAAATGGCCATGACTATAGCCAACAGAACGGATTACAATTTAAATCCGACAGTTTACTGAGGGAGACAAATGCATCGTGCAACACGAACCAATCACACTCATTCTCTTGCGCACGTTGTTGAAATCCAAGATGGCCAGGAGCTGGTAGGTGACTGCCCGGCCCATTTCATAGAGCGTTATGGTCTCCGGTGTCCTGGCTCTGAATACGAACCCAAAATTGCGTGCAGCTGTGACCAGGGCACCCTCATCAGGTGACTGTGCCTGGTATAGCAACTCCCCTGGGACAAAAAGACCACACAGTCCATTGCCAAACATACTTAACCAGTCATAGAGACCACATATGATACTAATGCAcaaatacccccacccccaacacatcCCATTGTATCCAGACCATAATTATAATGCTGATAAACAACTAGCAGCTTAATAGCCCAACAAGGTAACTTCTGTGAGGAATTCATTTGAGAATATGTTGGCAGGCCTTTCATTCGTGTTGATCTGCATCATAAATCCAAACAGC
This region of Anguilla anguilla isolate fAngAng1 chromosome 5, fAngAng1.pri, whole genome shotgun sequence genomic DNA includes:
- the atp8b4 gene encoding probable phospholipid-transporting ATPase IM isoform X1, yielding MAAPKGTAEKWLWMLMPWRRDWMPREEERHVKANDRDYNDRFAYAANHIKTSKYNIFTFLPINLFEQFQRVANAYFLFLLILQLIPEISSLSWFTTIVPLALVLTVTAVKDATDDYFRYKSDQQVNTRQSQVLIRGRLENEKWMNVRVGDIIKLENNQFVTADILLLSSSEPYGLCYIETAELDGETNLKVRQALTVTSELGSDITKLADFDGEVICEPPNNKLDRFTGTLFWKDNKYPLDNEKMLLRGCVLRNTDWCFGMVIFAGLQTKLMQNCGRTKFKRTSIDRLMNTLVLWIFGFLTCMGIVLAVGNTIWEERVGKTFRVYLQWDVVLSDSVFSGFLTFWSYVIILNTVVPISLYVSVEVIRLGHSYYINWDRRMYYGRRDMPAQARTTTLNEELGQVEYIFSDKTGTLTQNIMTFNKCSINGKTYGDVYDDFGHKVEITEKTPCVDFSFNLLRDKKFRFHDSSLMEAIKLEEPTVHEFFRLLALCHTVMPEEKNEGELLYQAQSPDEGALVTAARNFGFVFRARTPETITLYEMGRAVTYQLLAILDFNNVRKRMSVIVRTPEGQLKLYSKGADTIIFDRLDPSNEELMYTTSEHLNEFAGEGLRTLALAYKDLDEDFFEEWMKKLHFASTVLDNREDCLAVLYEEIELGLQLLGATAIEDKLQEGVAETIACLTLANIKIWVLTGDKLETAMNIGYSCNMLRDDMNEVFIISGHTVQEVQQQLREARDKIPGPCRDVANGCMDTEKSERNGKDSVFEETFTAEYALIVNGHSLAHALEADMERVLLDTACLCKTVICCRVTPLQKAQVVELVKKYRGAVTLAIGDGANDVSMIKTAHIGVGISGQEGMQAVLASDYSFAQFRYLQRLLLVHGRWSYFRMCNFLCYFFYKNFAFTLVHFWFGFFCGFSAQTVYDQWFITLFNIVYTSLPVLAMGMFDKDVNEQNSLQHPKLYEPGQLNLLFNKRQFFMYTVQGMYTSFVLFFVPYGAFSYAVRDDGSDISDQQSFAVTIATSLVIVVSVQIGLDTHYWTAVNHFYVWGSLAVYFAILFAMHSDGIFGIFPSHFPFIGTARNCLSQKSVWLVILLTTVVCVVPVVAVRFLRADLYPTLTDKVRLLQRASRRQRPQEQNLKRVRRTSSRRSAYAFAHQEGYGELITSGKNMKVAGPAPAPPAAKIQNSTSWIENLLKKRSDITGASSEPQSNVTETNGTEKTRTELHRD
- the atp8b4 gene encoding probable phospholipid-transporting ATPase IM isoform X2, which encodes MTFCVKNNYIEEERHVKANDRDYNDRFAYAANHIKTSKYNIFTFLPINLFEQFQRVANAYFLFLLILQLIPEISSLSWFTTIVPLALVLTVTAVKDATDDYFRYKSDQQVNTRQSQVLIRGRLENEKWMNVRVGDIIKLENNQFVTADILLLSSSEPYGLCYIETAELDGETNLKVRQALTVTSELGSDITKLADFDGEVICEPPNNKLDRFTGTLFWKDNKYPLDNEKMLLRGCVLRNTDWCFGMVIFAGLQTKLMQNCGRTKFKRTSIDRLMNTLVLWIFGFLTCMGIVLAVGNTIWEERVGKTFRVYLQWDVVLSDSVFSGFLTFWSYVIILNTVVPISLYVSVEVIRLGHSYYINWDRRMYYGRRDMPAQARTTTLNEELGQVEYIFSDKTGTLTQNIMTFNKCSINGKTYGDVYDDFGHKVEITEKTPCVDFSFNLLRDKKFRFHDSSLMEAIKLEEPTVHEFFRLLALCHTVMPEEKNEGELLYQAQSPDEGALVTAARNFGFVFRARTPETITLYEMGRAVTYQLLAILDFNNVRKRMSVIVRTPEGQLKLYSKGADTIIFDRLDPSNEELMYTTSEHLNEFAGEGLRTLALAYKDLDEDFFEEWMKKLHFASTVLDNREDCLAVLYEEIELGLQLLGATAIEDKLQEGVAETIACLTLANIKIWVLTGDKLETAMNIGYSCNMLRDDMNEVFIISGHTVQEVQQQLREARDKIPGPCRDVANGCMDTEKSERNGKDSVFEETFTAEYALIVNGHSLAHALEADMERVLLDTACLCKTVICCRVTPLQKAQVVELVKKYRGAVTLAIGDGANDVSMIKTAHIGVGISGQEGMQAVLASDYSFAQFRYLQRLLLVHGRWSYFRMCNFLCYFFYKNFAFTLVHFWFGFFCGFSAQTVYDQWFITLFNIVYTSLPVLAMGMFDKDVNEQNSLQHPKLYEPGQLNLLFNKRQFFMYTVQGMYTSFVLFFVPYGAFSYAVRDDGSDISDQQSFAVTIATSLVIVVSVQIGLDTHYWTAVNHFYVWGSLAVYFAILFAMHSDGIFGIFPSHFPFIGTARNCLSQKSVWLVILLTTVVCVVPVVAVRFLRADLYPTLTDKVRLLQRASRRQRPQEQNLKRVRRTSSRRSAYAFAHQEGYGELITSGKNMKVAGPAPAPPAAKIQNSTSWIENLLKKRSDITGASSEPQSNVTETNGTEKTRTELHRD
- the atp8b4 gene encoding probable phospholipid-transporting ATPase IM isoform X3, yielding MQVQPAEEERHVKANDRDYNDRFAYAANHIKTSKYNIFTFLPINLFEQFQRVANAYFLFLLILQLIPEISSLSWFTTIVPLALVLTVTAVKDATDDYFRYKSDQQVNTRQSQVLIRGRLENEKWMNVRVGDIIKLENNQFVTADILLLSSSEPYGLCYIETAELDGETNLKVRQALTVTSELGSDITKLADFDGEVICEPPNNKLDRFTGTLFWKDNKYPLDNEKMLLRGCVLRNTDWCFGMVIFAGLQTKLMQNCGRTKFKRTSIDRLMNTLVLWIFGFLTCMGIVLAVGNTIWEERVGKTFRVYLQWDVVLSDSVFSGFLTFWSYVIILNTVVPISLYVSVEVIRLGHSYYINWDRRMYYGRRDMPAQARTTTLNEELGQVEYIFSDKTGTLTQNIMTFNKCSINGKTYGDVYDDFGHKVEITEKTPCVDFSFNLLRDKKFRFHDSSLMEAIKLEEPTVHEFFRLLALCHTVMPEEKNEGELLYQAQSPDEGALVTAARNFGFVFRARTPETITLYEMGRAVTYQLLAILDFNNVRKRMSVIVRTPEGQLKLYSKGADTIIFDRLDPSNEELMYTTSEHLNEFAGEGLRTLALAYKDLDEDFFEEWMKKLHFASTVLDNREDCLAVLYEEIELGLQLLGATAIEDKLQEGVAETIACLTLANIKIWVLTGDKLETAMNIGYSCNMLRDDMNEVFIISGHTVQEVQQQLREARDKIPGPCRDVANGCMDTEKSERNGKDSVFEETFTAEYALIVNGHSLAHALEADMERVLLDTACLCKTVICCRVTPLQKAQVVELVKKYRGAVTLAIGDGANDVSMIKTAHIGVGISGQEGMQAVLASDYSFAQFRYLQRLLLVHGRWSYFRMCNFLCYFFYKNFAFTLVHFWFGFFCGFSAQTVYDQWFITLFNIVYTSLPVLAMGMFDKDVNEQNSLQHPKLYEPGQLNLLFNKRQFFMYTVQGMYTSFVLFFVPYGAFSYAVRDDGSDISDQQSFAVTIATSLVIVVSVQIGLDTHYWTAVNHFYVWGSLAVYFAILFAMHSDGIFGIFPSHFPFIGTARNCLSQKSVWLVILLTTVVCVVPVVAVRFLRADLYPTLTDKVRLLQRASRRQRPQEQNLKRVRRTSSRRSAYAFAHQEGYGELITSGKNMKVAGPAPAPPAAKIQNSTSWIENLLKKRSDITGASSEPQSNVTETNGTEKTRTELHRD